The following nucleotide sequence is from Coffea eugenioides isolate CCC68of chromosome 10, Ceug_1.0, whole genome shotgun sequence.
AGTTTAATGCAAACAAGTAGAAGTGAAGAGGGGATTCAAGCTCCAGTAGACAATTGGCAATAGTTAGGGATATAGTACAAGCTATACCACCTTGATGACAAAGTATGGAGTGCACAAGTGTTAATTTGAATATCCTTTCCACTTGCCAATTAGGAAATTTAATATCCATTTGCCTATATgagaaattagaaaaataaaaatgaactgAACATAGACTTTTAACACCATGCTTATGACTGGATGACATGCTAAATTGCATGTGCAAGCAAACACAATTAGCTCATAAGTTGAGGAGAGTTGAGgatattttttttcaatgaaaGATTACTCCAGGCCAACCATTTTGGTAACACAAGGAAACATCTGCATTCCTTTCCCCCAAAAGGCCACTagaaaagattttttttaaaaaaaaaagaaagaaaagataatgtattttaaatacaaaactaaaagaaaaactaaCTGAAACTTCAAAATTCAGCTCAAGATGCTTATACAAAATTGAGTGCATCTAGCAGTTTGTAAGTAGAATTTTACAAGAAATATAAAACACATCTATAAACTAATTAACCTTCATGCTCCATTAGGGATCTCTCAATTCTCTAAAGAATTTGACTTAGCTGTGGTAATATCAGATTGAACATCAGCTTTTGTTTGTGGTCTTAAAAATCCTCTACTGCGTGCCACTCGAATTGGCCTCCCCATAAACTCCTGCAGCAAAGGACTTTCTCAGTGTTCAACAAGAGAAAAGGCTCTTCACTTCAATATAGATTAGAGAAActaaaaaacataaaaagaaataCAGATGTGCAATAAACCTTCAACATCAAATGACATCAGAAGAAATAAGCATAAAACCTAAGATTACCTTCCCTTGAAAACCTACTAGTGCAGCCTCAGCCTCCTCCTTAGTATTGAAGGAAACAAATCCATAACCAGCAGACCGTCTAGGATTATCTTGAAAAATAATCTCAGCAGAAACAACATTTCCATTATTAGCATTGAAAAACTCTTTGAGATCTTTGGCACGGGCTGCAAAGTGTAAATTTGCCACAAATAAGTTGTGTATTGGCAATGTCTTTGGCTTTGGAGGAGCAGCAGGTTTGATTTTCTTCGGCTTAGCCCAACTCAGCTTTAACACTCTACCCTGATAATCCTATTCACAACATAACCAGAATTTTACATAATCCCATGAAAAATACAATGTCCAGAAACAGCCAAGATTTATCGAATATGCTTACATACGATTCGAGATTCCTGAAAGCAGCCAGAGCTTCCTCATGTGAAGCCATTGAAACAAATGCCAAACCCCTGTTTCTGGTCTTGTTATACATTGACAGCTTAAACAaacgaaaaaataaaaacaaaaaaaaaatcattcagAATATTAACATTTTTCACAATTCAGACATTCATTCCACTGATtatcaagaaaatcaagatataaCTGGAGCCGTTATGTTTAAAGTAAACAAAACaagctaaaaagaaaaaaaaaacacaatctAGATTGAGCATAAGttgtattttttgttttttggaagTTGAACAAAAAGCAATGAAAACCAACCTCAATGTCCACAACAGTACCATACTTCTCAAAGAGAGGACGAAGATCATCTACAGTGGAGGTCCATGGAACATTCTGAGCTAAAATTCTGGTTTTAGagaattcttcttcttctccttctccttcgtcgtcttcttcttcttcttcttggttatctttttctgcattttctgaaTTTTGAGTAATGGGTTGGGCTTGGGCTGAAAAAGGGACTTGGAACTCAAAAAGATTGAATCTTTGGGACTTAAATGGGAGTTTGAATgaaagagagggaaaagagagagTGGCGTTGAGCGTGGGAGGTTTGTGAGTGAAGGGTTGTGGTGAAGCTGAGGAAGGGTTCTGGTGGAAGCAGAAGAAGTTTGTGGGACATGATGGCAAATGGAGAAGACGAAGAAGTGCCATTTATGGGTAGAGAAATcaaagttgaaaagaaaaatctaaTGACTTTTCATGGTTTGTGGGGTTGGGTACCCTGTTTCAGAAGGGGAGGAAATAGAGGAGTTGAGGAAAGGAAGGGAGAATGACGAGAGAACCAGAGCGATTGGATAAGGGGGAACATGACAAAAAATTATCTGAATAACAAATAATTGTATTTATATAATGAAAAATATCCTTTATTTTATATACAAGCATATatataatgaaaaaaaatatcCTTTATTTTCTATAAATAATTTGAGCATTTTTTATGATCTCAGGAATTAACTATTGTATAGCTAAATAAACGAAATTTCAGGTTCTTAATTTAAATGACGTGGCAATGTTTATGTATGAAGATCtgaaaccctttttttttttttagatttttaatttttttgcatTCTTGCCTCTTATTGTTAATTTGAATGGCTACGGACCACTGGGAAGTATTAGGATTTAGGACCGGAATTGGTAAAATATTGTTTTGAGGAACGATTGAGATGTACTTAACCAAACACATTTTATCTAAGAAAATAGGAAAGGAAAACAGTGCTAATGTACAACCCCAAATTCTTACATGTTATTGTGCTGATAGAAAATAGTTCATCACAAATAAGGTGGAATTACCAGCTAGAGAAGTGTAACTTCAGAAATGTGACAAAATTAATGTCGTACCATAAATGCAAGGACggattgaaattttaaaaagcaACTCACTGTAGGTGATGTTGAGCCAAGTAATTCGACTCGATCTCGCGAACTATTTGGTCAATAACTCGATTTGAGTTCATTTTGATCGAGTTCGAACTACTCGTTTGAGCTCACGAGTCAAGATCGAACTCCaatattttttatttgcaagGTTGACAAGTCTAATTGAgctttttataatatatatatatatatatatatatatatcttttaattttttaatatttattattgtgaaatgtcaataatatcatttatttaaaattttatataaaatattaatttttattacgtGAGTTTGATTAAACTCGAATAGGCTCGATTAAATTCGATTACATTTGAATAGACTTGATTAAGTTCAATTTGACTCGATTAGATTTAAttaaacttgagcttgagtaaGGTAAACTGAAATCGACCTTGAACTCGACTTCTAAAAGTTtgacgagctcgagctcaattATTTTACCTTGTTGTTTGAGCTTGACTTGATCCGAATGCACCCGTAGAACCGTTAACAGAACCAACTATAGCCAATTAGCCATGATAGAATACCTCTACCGTCATTGACATCTCTGCCattatttggtcaaaaaaaaaagaaaaagacaatcCCAAGTCTACTTTCAAGATTTTAGTTCAATACACTGTGCCAACAATCAACATAACCACAGAATGAAAAATATTTCCATTGGGCTGCAACataatgattaaaaaaaattttgtttaggACAGAAAAAAATAACTTTACAAGCATGTGATTTATCAAGTATGAATAGGTTCATTGAAACACATTTTAGTAAGATGAACGGTATTTCTGATACAATAGAATCACAAAGAGATTTTACTAaataaaggcaaaaaaaaaaaattgcaacaaCATTGTCGAGAAACAGAGTATGTTTGCTACTTTTTGTGCATCCTGCTTTCAGGCGAGTACTGTTGCAAAGGTGATAATGGTTGTCTTAGTGAATCAGCATCACCGAAATCAATTTTCTTCTCAACTTGGCTGCACATCTTGCGGCTGGACTTTCTCTTGTTACCCTGTATAGAAAGAAGAAATTCAATTAATCATTTCAACACTACACATTATAGCAAGTATAGAGGTGCCAGCAAGCACTTGTTTTGAGCATCTATCACCAATTATAATTTTGGCCTACAatatgcaactaattttctctAACCTTTGAAGAAACGCTGCCAGAATGTTTTCCGCCAGAGCCATGTAGATTTCGTTCTCTGTGGAGTTGCCTCATTAACTTTTTGTTCTCCTCATCCAGGATGTTGTTTTCTTCAAACAACACCTTCACCTAAGGTCAGAAAACAGAGCTTCGTAAACAACACGCTGACATGAACTTGGCACACCTTTCAAACGAAAGCTTACCTCCTCCTCAGCCCTATCAAGGTTGACTCTTAAATGTTCCTTGTGTTTCTCCAAACTCGTCAACTCAGCCACCAAAGCTAACACCTTCTGTGTTGACGGTCTCAAGCTACcaatggaaaaagaaatatcAGTCAAATCAGAAAAAAACTGCAACAAGATTATTTTATTGGAATATTGTAAAGTATATGATATAGCAATACCATCATAGATTTGATTGTCAATCTTACCTATTCCACAGGCTCAACATCCTTTCAAACACATCAACTCCACGATTAGCTTCTAGAAATGAACGCGCTGTTGACATGACATTGTCTTTTCCAAGTGCAGAAGCCAATAGTGACTCAAGTAACATTTGTTCTGTCGCTGCGGCCTCTCCTGATGTACCAACCTTCAGGTATGACAATGAGCCTCAATGTGAGCTTTATTTAGTTTAGATGCTTACATTAACAAATTTTCATCTCATAATACTATCCACATAAAAGAAGACAGATTTATCTGTGCCACACGTCCACTTGTAAGATTCACAGCAACACACAAAAATTACTTTTGATAAGCAATAATTATCTAGATAGCTTCCATTAACTCTAACCATAATGTGAACCAATAAATTAATACCAGATATCAAGTGCAGATTCATCAAACATGTGATACACCACCCCAGCTTTTGCCCAGAATAAAGGGCAAAAGATAGCTCCAGCATTTGAAGTAATTAACTCTAAAAGAAACAGTAAAGAAACACATCTATGCCACATAAGCTACATTGAGTAAAAAAATCATCATACTCTACAGGTAAGCCTTCTGCTCTGAGAGAATCATCAACCATTGCAAGGATGTTGTCCAATAGAAGCTTAATTTTCATTAAGTATACTCTAAATTGTCGAGATTGTTTCAATTTACTCTCTGATTGCTTAATCCTGGTATTTCATTCAAAAGACAACTTTGAACCGGTAATTTTTATCAACTAGACAGGTATACATTTATTAAGCTACATATATTGGATAAAGACGTAACTCGATGGGAAATTTTAAACTAAAGAGATCAAGGCAGCCAAGATGCTCAAATAAGATATTAAAGCCTTtatccaattaaaaaaaataaagatgcTGATGATACAAAATGAAGAGCCACATAAAATGAATGTTTACAATAGAAAGTACACATCAGATCTATAAATAATTAGAGGCGCAATTTTTTGAGCCACAGCACACAATGTGAACTAAGTTAGTATTATTTGATATTATAAAACTGCACGTTGTTTCCACATTTTTGGCATCAGCTGCCTGGTTCCTAAATTCTGCACAGATTACACACCTAGAAAACCTTTGAGAAGATAATTCAGTAAAACCAAGGTATCATCAAAGCATACAAGCTAAGCCAGAAGGGTACATGAAACAAAAGTCATCACTACACCAAAGGCCAATTTTTTACCCGTTCAGCAAGACTAAGATCTTTTCATTTAATCAGCCAGCCAAGAAATCACAGGGCAACTTAAAAGCATAGTCAGAAGGTATCATCAAAGCATACAAGCTAAGCCAGAAGGGTACGTGAAACAAAAGTTATCACTACACCAAAGGCCAA
It contains:
- the LOC113749390 gene encoding 28 kDa ribonucleoprotein, chloroplastic gives rise to the protein MALLRLLHLPSCPTNFFCFHQNPSSASPQPFTHKPPTLNATLSFPSLSFKLPFKSQRFNLFEFQVPFSAQAQPITQNSENAEKDNQEEEEEDDEGEGEEEEFSKTRILAQNVPWTSTVDDLRPLFEKYGTVVDIELSMYNKTRNRGLAFVSMASHEEALAAFRNLESYDYQGRVLKLSWAKPKKIKPAAPPKPKTLPIHNLFVANLHFAARAKDLKEFFNANNGNVVSAEIIFQDNPRRSAGYGFVSFNTKEEAEAALVGFQGKEFMGRPIRVARSRGFLRPQTKADVQSDITTAKSNSLEN
- the LOC113749792 gene encoding centriolin-like; the encoded protein is MDLSQETEDFLRESVEYTLGLPVSTQTLQLKLRAAEEAQYHLRNQYLHLQSKLREKDEIIERARAEATLNAQALKKFVEENQKLAMECANLLGQCKRWERECSLYDHDREALMDFGNEADERAKEAEVRVHELEDEVKTLSEELQFYKYQYDEQSVGTSGEAAATEQMLLESLLASALGKDNVMSTARSFLEANRGVDVFERMLSLWNSLRPSTQKVLALVAELTSLEKHKEHLRVNLDRAEEEVKVLFEENNILDEENKKLMRQLHRERNLHGSGGKHSGSVSSKGNKRKSSRKMCSQVEKKIDFGDADSLRQPLSPLQQYSPESRMHKK